In Anolis carolinensis isolate JA03-04 chromosome 4, rAnoCar3.1.pri, whole genome shotgun sequence, the genomic window ttagcctgcagaagagaaggttgaggggagacatgatagccatgtataaatatgtgaaagggtgtcataaggaagagggagcaggcttgttttctgctgcccttgaaactaggactaggagcaatgggttcaaattacaagaaaggaaatcccacctgaacattaggacgaacttcctgactgtacaaactattcaacagtgaaactctcaGCCTCggtgtgtggtggaagctccttccttggaaacttttaaatagaagctggatggccatctgtcggggatactttgattatgcttttcctgaaatgcaggggtttggactagatgacccatgtagtttcttccagctctattaatctatgattctatatagatTGGGGAATATTTTAGTTTATGAGAATTTTAGATAAGAGATGCTCGAGATGTACAAATCTTTCCATTGATTAAAAGTACACTAAAAGCTATGACAGGGATCTGAAGGTCTCCAGCCACTCTACTCCAGCCATCACAACAGCATTTTACCTGCCTCTGGCATCTGGCAGGTGCAGCTGTACAAGGTAACATCATTGATCTTGTAGTCCCAATTCACCGGGTAATGTTCCACTAGAGACAGCATCTTCTTAATAGCATCGTAGATGAAAATAAAGCTGATGAGGGCACAAAAGCCTTCCTCTGTAAAGCGTGTGAAATACTGCACCAAATAACTGGCTTCCGTTGCCACCAGGATAAGGCCAAAAAAGGCCACCCAGAGGCCAATCCAAAGGCGGAATTCTAAATAATCCAGGTTATAGTCTCTgatgggaaagaggaagaagacatTTTTCTGAACAGACTGAGTTGCTTAAAagacagtggccaaaaacagctaTATACAATTCAACAACCTCTAGAACGCCTTACGATTGCAGTATGGTATATTCATGTTAAGCTTTTACATTCCCAGTCCAGCCACCACAAAAGCTGAATGATCACACAATAGGAGATCCATAATGAAAATTTCCCACTAATAATTGATCCCTATCACCTTACATTTACAGAAAGGTGATAAGATATATTAACTACAGTagggtcttgcttatccaacattcgcttagccaacgttctgtattatccaacgcagtttgcctttcagtagtcaatgtttttgtagtcaattttcaatacactgtgaagttttggtgctaaattcataaatacagtaattactacatggtaattactatgtattgaactgctttttctgtcaatttgttgtaaaacatgatgttttggtgcttaatttgtaaaatcataacataatttgatgtttaataggcttttccttaatctctccttattatccaacatttttgcttatccaactttctgccggcccgtttggataagtgagactctactgtatatacggtACTAACTTTATGATAGCAATTGCACACATTCAAgccaattaattaattattattcaaATTGTGGAAAATGGAATGCATTTATTGGGGGAATAAGAATCATCACATCCCTCCGCTACATCTATAATTCTACCTATCGTCGGTTCTCTACATCTTTTGGATTATATTTCTGCCAATCATCAGCTCATTAAAACAATGGGATCAATAGtccaagacagtggttctcaacctgtggtctccagatgtttttgccttcatctctcagaaatcctaacagctggtaaactggctgggatatctgggagttgtaggtcaaaatacctggggatccagaggttgagaaccactggtccaagACATCTGGAAGGCACCGTATTGAGAATGGCTGAACTATAGAGCATCTGCTCAAAGATCAATGCCACCATCTTGCTCATTTGTGTTGAAGTTATTAAAGTAATAGTGTCTAGTGAAGAAAAACACACTTAAGGTTGGTATATTCCAGGGAATACTCCATACTTCTGAATATCTAaataatctaaataaataaactatgggTTCCATTATTGTTCATATGCTGTGTGGTTTAGCCTGGGTGACTTTCTATTGGTAGTTTGCTCTGCTGAAGCAGTGCATTTTAAATATGTAATAACATACGTCACCCTAGCAATGTATAATATCTTGATTCAGCTTTTTAGTGCTCAGGCAATGCTTAAACAACTCATGAACCAAAGTAGCTTAAGATGACAAGTGAAGGCGTATTGATTTGGTCATGTTGAATTAATTACTATTACATTGCCAGTAAGCAGCTATCTCCATATCTGAACTAAGATGATGGAGTAGCAGATCCATTGCTCCAAGCAAACTGAAATCATAATTGATTTTGTCATAAGTCTAAGGGTATTACTGAATATTGCATATCAGAATTGGGGTGCAGGCAAGGAGAGACACTGGCACAATATTTCTTAAATTACTCCAAATTATCTCCATGGGGTTTCAGGAAAAAGAATATTGCAGGTTTTCACACAATGTGAACACAGGCTAATGTGAAGGCTTACTTACTTGCTAAAGGAGAAGAGAAGTCGCTCAAAGACAAGGACAGGTCCGGTGCTACTCAGAATGGTGAGAGGCTGGCCAGAAAACAAGCAGAAAAATGCTCCAGCAAAAGCAGTGCCCAGGAAACTCTCCAGCACACCCTAAATCGCAGAAAGAAGGAAATAGTTATTTGGCTCCATGGCAGTGGTCAACTGACCGATCCCACCTTGACAACTTTATTGCACAAGCTACTATTCCACGGTAGTCATGCAGTCACTCCTAAGTAGCAATATAAATGAGCAGCCTCATTATATCACCTATTTCCACCTATGTAATGGTACCAGTTCATAGATCCATGTTCCCACTGCATATGCTCATAACTCTGCATCCCAAACTTTCAATactcagcattttaaaaacaaattttaaaagctATTCTGCAATTCCAGCTATGGTtagtaattattttaaaagttggAATTGGCAGCTATTGATGGTTTTGTCCATCAATAGTGGATGAGTTAATCACAAGCAGACGCAGTGGGATGCACACAGCTTCATGTGATAGGGGCCACCGCCAAAAGTGACCgtcttgcttcaatgctggtttgtCTCCCTTATGCGGATAAAGTCCTGAGTCCCAGGTTTGGGAAACAAATAGATAGACATCAAGCCCTGGGATGGTGGGCATGAGTTTCCCCTCTACTTGTATGCATATGCAAACATTTGCATGCTCCCAACTGGAGGCATAAAAGTGCCACAGCTTGCTATTGGTCCAAGTGtgtctagtgtgatgaggcaactTGGGTCTGAACAGGCAGGAGAAGTGCAGCATCCACAAATGGATGGTGGGCATTACTAGGATTTCCTTTACAGACCTGCATGTTATCTGTAGCATCCCCCAGCATTCCTCCAAAGGTGATTGCATTGGTGACGGTTGCCAAGTAGATGTAAAGGATCGCTGAAAAGCACTGGATGTTAAGGGCGTCATAGAAATCGCTGCAGTACCAGGGAGCTTTCCTCTGGATATCCTTTAATAATCCCCCAAATAATCTGTAAGAAAATGAATACTTCTTTAATCCCATATATAGTTTTAATTTACTGTATATGGTAATTTGCAGCCTGATTTTTATTCTGTTTAGAGCTGAAACATAAAGGAAAGGGTAGAACAAAATGAGGTGGAAGAGATATCTTAGATGATTTGCATGAGATCACCAAGGATTTTTAATCCCAATAGATCTGACTGTCTAAATTAGGTTTATAACATCAACAAAGCTGTTGAAAAGTAGCAGTAGATTTGTTTGTGTTCTGATTCAGTTCTCATAGTGAATACAAATCTCTGGAATCAGCATGTTTTACACCTTGGCTAGGGCTGGTAGAATTTGTAataagaatcacagaatcatagagttggaagagatctcatgggccatccagtccaaccccctgccaagaagcagggaaattgcattcaaagcacaaagaacaaagaaaatcccacaaccgAAAGGCTGGTAGAATGTGCAGTTCTCGTAAAGAacaaagaaaatcccacaacctAAAGTATTTCCAATTAATTAAGCCTATCCATGATTCCAGGGCATGAAGCCCCAATGGACCATTCAACTATTTTCAAGCTTCTGTATTTCTCATTAGTTGAGAGACTTCAAGGAAATGCACATCCCTCTTATTCCTCCCAGGCAACACTATCTGTCAAGTTTACCGTCCTGTTCTCTTCAACTCCTCACTGACATGCTGGTGGCCATGACCATGGCCATGGCCATGCCGGTCATCCATCATAGATTTGTTTCCATTAGAATGAGGACTCCATTCTCGGAGGTGTAAGGAGAGCCTGGAAAGCAAAGTGATGCATTTAAAATAGATCTGTCCTTATGTACAAATGAGTAGCCATCTATTCATCCTCATCTGAATCTTCCATTCCTATGCTACTGTCAGACTTCAGTCATTCCCAAAACTACAACTAGTGCTTCCAACAGTTTTTGGAGACAATTGAAATACTGGGAAAGCTCAACAACTGAGCACCAAGTGTGCTATCTTGAATTAAAATCTCTAGAAACCATACTATAAACCAAGCCTGCCTAacctttggctctccagatgtttggagctttaattcccagaagccctagccagcttgtctaatTGTCaaaaattctgggagctaaaaacACGTGGAGGGACAGAGGTTGTGCAGGTCTGCCATGAACAATAAATGTGCTTCTATCACCTGCTCCAAGTAGTCATCTTGATACAAGTTCTTACTGAAATAAAATAGATGGGCTTGTGACATCCAGAGGAAATACCCAATTCTCCAGGTCTTTCCCTGCAGATTTCTAGCCAAGGAGATCATCTCAGATTCACCAGCATTTAACCAGTGTCATCTCATTACCAATTCCACTCCATAGATACCTCTTCTGTGGTGAGGGTAGGCATTTGGGGGGAGCAATTCGGGTGGTTGGGTCCCATTTTCCTGGGGGTAAGACAGTCAGCTCATCCATGAACTCATCAATTCCTGCAATGAGATCTCCTCTGCCACTTGCTTTCCTGGCAACTCTCTGAAAAAGCTGTAAGAGAATAGGGTTAGTTCCAGCCCTGACTTCATGAAAGGAGAGACAACATCATGCTTTCTGTTGAACAAGAAATGATGTTCAGGAGAAATTCAAGAGCTTGTTTTGGATTTGGTTGCCATAGAATATAAAGAGAGAATCTTGCAGAACCTGACATTGTTCAGGAGTGAGGAATTTGTGGGCcgtcagatattgttggattgaaACTCCCATTAGTCCTAAACAGCATAGAGCCAATGGTAAGCAATGATAATAGTTACAATTCAGAAATCTCTGGAGAATTACTTTTTGTCAACTCCCAATCAACTCTAACTTTGTGGTTAGTACAGGGTCTGTAATGTGAGATACAGCTATAATAGGAAATGCGGAAAAGGCCCACATGGGCATAGCCAAAtagatgaatttcccttcctctctcttgcCTGTTGGCAGAGTGAATATATCTTTGGGttgtcacattttcatgtttctcTCAGATTTGACAGCACCAGGCTATCCCTAAGCTTTGGTATCCCCATGCACTCAAACTTACCTCATCTGTCAGGAGAGTAGCCACAGCTCTGCCAATTTCATGATAGGCCTTCATTTTCGCTCTTGGACCCaataggatgaagaggaacctaGACAGGGCCACAGAAGAGGCATGGGTGTATTCACTATTGCCAAAAGTAAACAAGTGATTGTTTTCTTCTGTTGAAGCTAACAAGGCATTGATGCTACTAATCCCATCCTTAGCTAAGTAGACATTGGCACTGGGGGCTTTTACCTGGAGCTTTTATCTTGTAGGAATCAGGATGCTAGTCAGGCTGAAGATCCAACCTTTGGTCTCCTGCAGGGCTACTGACCTGGAACAAATGACCTGAAGAACCAAGTCAGATCTAGCTTGCTCTGGACATTTCAGGGTTGGTTTCCAGCATGGGATCTAATATTTTGCTTTGGCCTTCTTGATCTGGAATTTGACTAACAGCTATGACGTTACATGCTGTTTCTCATTTGGTTCTGAAATGACGTTCCACTCCTGTTTTCTGTTTCTTTAGACTGTTTAAACCAGTGACTCTCAACTTAtgtttctccaggtgttttggcccacaactcccagaaatttcagccagtttaccagctgttaagatttctgggagttgaagggcaaaacatctggggacccacaaattgagaatcactggtctaaaccAAATGTGCCCAGCTCAACACTTGGCCAAGATCTGACAGAGATGGATTGGGTCCTCTTTAGCCTGCACACAGTAATGAGGGCTTGCCTCTGCTCGCTGTACTCTCCCTAAATGATATCTGCTCAGCTCAAAAGCTATACTTCGCATAAATTGAGGGAGATATTTCAAAATGATCAGGATGATGGCATCATTGAAGCCAGTGAACTAATTTGAACACCTCTTCCAATAATCCTAGGTACTAAAAAAATTAACATGTATCCATGCCTTAGTGCAAGTAATTCAGGTCTGCTGCCATCTTTTTCCACTGAAGACTGAAAGCTTACGCAGTAGTGGAGATGGGGTAGGGAAGAACGTAGCTACCAATTCTCCACCAGAACACCGACAATGTATTTAATTTGCAATGGCAACCTGATTCTAAGAACAGCAGGACATTTGCTTCCTTCCAGCATCCTGGCAGGACATCTACTGTTCTGCTAGACGTCCTCAACATCCCATGACCAGTCTGCTTGCTTGCCTGTCTATATGCTGATTACCTGCTGGGAAAAGCAACCTCTGTCAGGTTTCCAAGGAGCACTGACTGCTGCAGGCGTACAAAAGCAATGAAGGGCTTCTCCAGAAAGCTGGCTTCTCCTACAAGGATGTTGGCCACTTCAGTCCCAGCTGGAATCTTCTTCTTGAAGTTGTTTTTGAGCTGCAGTGAAAGAAAATTTAGGCCAGAAAAAAGTGACTGAATAGTCCTGGGAGTGAACCTTTCCCTGCCActcactctttttaaaaatggattgaaCGTTTTGTTAAAAAATGGACAACAACTACTGTAGCAACAAGAATGCAACATCCAGTCTCCATTCTCAAATATTACATTGTTGTAGGAAAATGGTGGTAAAGAGAGGCTTAAGAAATGAATTGAAATTAGTGTGTAAAGGGGAAGTGGCTTTGCTGGTGTTTCATGATGACACAgacatgtttttattgttgttgctacttaATTATAAAGGGCATCATTTGTTTGTCCAAGTCCCATTAAATTTTCAGAGATGACAAAAGCAGGAATATTTTTCCAAAGCTAGGAGGAGAGAATGGGACAGGATCAAAAGAGATACTTGCAATAAGAGAGAACATTGTTCCACCAAAGTGAAGACTTGAGAGTTTTTGGAGCACTTTGCAAGATATTCCATCTTTCTGTGTTTACTTACCTGCTCCTTTAAAGGAATTTCTGAAATCTCATTCTTTGCATCCGAACGGCTATTCACTTTGTCTGCAacagaaggtttttaaaaaatcaatagaagAAAAAATGCTAGACTATTTCTTAATATGAGATCACCCAAATCTTTTTACAGCTTTGTCCTTACAAACACTGGAAGTTGGAATGCCCTCTTAAAGATGAATGAAGATGTAATAAAGTCTTCAACCAGAAAAATGTCTTTAATCAGACACCTTATGAGGGTCTCTTGCGGTTTGGTCAGTGCACAGAATCTTCTCATTTAGCACCAACTGTATTGCAGTTGTATATGCCAACCTTGATGTTGCCTTATTGGCTTCCCGAGCCACCAAAATTTTTGCTGAATCTTGCTGTGTGACTTAGCCACTTAGCTAATGCATCTTAATTCAGCATTGCAATGCTTGGTTTATTTACTGCACACTTTGGTATGATTGGAAAAACCTCTCTTACTCCAGAAATGTTCCAAGAGCACCTTATTAGCTCTACTTACTGTACTCTACTCACTTTCAGGCTCTGCCTTACTTCACAATGTAAGGGAGAAAGAATTTGAAATGTTAGGATTAGTGTACTAATACAATCCTTTACATTCCTGCCtagaagtaagtcccattgagaTGACAGACCTTATCCCAGGGAAGCATGTGTACAGTCGTGTGTACCTTACCAGTTTAGTAGTATATTACCAGTTCAAAATCATGTAATGTTCCCAAATTTCCTGGCCAATTTCTGAGATCCAAGGATAACCCTGGTGATGTCATTACATTGCACACTACTCATAGTTGCCCTCAGCCTGTCATCAAAATTCATATGCACAATGAGTGCGGGGCAGAATATATTCTCATCTTTGGGAATTAAGGGAGAATTCTTAATTAAAGGCTTAGGTCAAGAACAAATGAGGGGATTATTTTTTCTCATGTACTCAGGGAGATGGAATAAGGAGCATTTAATGTACCACATTTAATTGCACAATAGTGGCAccgccccccccccatttttggtgATGCTTCACCACCCACGTGGCTGCACCCTCAAAGGGAGTACCCATACAGGTGGGTGATGGTTCACCCACCCGCACAACTGTGTCTCCTTTCCAAAAGGGAAAGAGGGCAGGTGGTGGGGGGAgtgaattcacacacacacacacaccatctacCTTCTACCTTCTTTCTGTCTTCATGCTGTGGGGCTTGACTCAAGCCAAGTCAAGCCCCACAACACCAAAATGGCAAGTCGCACCTTTTGTTCACTTGCCTGGGTGAGTGAGCGAAGGGTGCAACAATTATGCAGGAATGGCAAAAGTCCGATTTTGCTTTCCCTAAAAGGAGAGTGCAACCATTATGCAATagcgactattatgcaatgaaatacagtaatttactTGCTTTTAGACATAAAGTGAATGCAAAGTAGAGTGGATTGGGAGCCCTGGCGCCACAATGACTGGGAAGGCAGAAGAAAGCTAGCTAAGTAAATATATTGCCCCATGGAGACTCTTTAAACGTGGCAGCAACCAATCAATTAAGCCTTAGAAACTTTAGCTGTAAGCTGGTCTATAACTGATCTGGAGATTAGCGCACAGCTCTTCCTTCTTGCCTGGAGCTGTACTCTTTGCACCCTTGTCTTCTGCTTCTGAAAACTAGAGACGCACGGCCAGATTCTGGCAACCCAGAACAGGATGGCCCCTTAAATCAGCAGTCTCTTCAAACACCTACCAATAAGTACAGTATTCTTCTTTTTATTGCTATATTACTGTGCCGTCGCACCCAGGCACCCTTTGGTTGAAATTAGgatgtgctcctttctttgccaGGTGGACTGCGGGGACCTTATCTtgaagctcaggagtcccagcaactaaggccactccaaattgaacatcaaacaagatttttattttctcaaagttcttgacaggcttggcacaacttgttgaggttacaaatccAAACtgtcaacttataaaatcatgcagatgtttcctTTTAACCTTTTCATTTGggtgctgggttaacttcttctAAAGGTGGATagatcctgggatgctctttaccctaaccctgagttgctatatcagaaagagcaggtctttccctgtcTAAACTCAAAACTAGCTTggagagcttcttccaatggcagagaaatcctgggatattctctgccctagtgctgagttgctattttagaaagagcaggtctttccctatctaaactcagaactagttttaaaggcaagaggttagtacttacgatggcttgcctgagctggcctggcttgaccacacaagcacatctgagttccttTTTCTATTTTGTAGAAGGCAAAAGGGGCTTTTTAAAATGGGGATTTTATCAAGatcaaaaagatacttttgcaagctgacaacagcaaaggctttgcaggctggctacaaacctctgttgatggttaacgatcagggtgttgctgagtctgtagcaaccctgaaagaaacacaaaaagggtgctatttcctaTAACTATGAGACAATGCaagtcaaactcctgggagacggaacaattACCGATTACAATCTGCAGTATATTTGTGCTAAACTTCATACACACCTCACAAGGAGTAGCACTCCTCTCCAAAGGTGAATGTGTTCGTAGCTCCAGGCTTAAACTGATCTCTCTTATCACTAAGATTGTGTGATCTTTGAGCATAGTGCAGACCCTCTCTAGCCTGCTCCAGGTGAGATGTAagtgagagaaagaaggaatgCAATGTTCAGTCACATACCAGAGCAGCAGGGGGCCAAGCACATCGCCACCAGCATCATCAGCTGAGATTTGGTTGTATGGTGTTGAGGTCTGAGAAGCAATATGTGGGCGAGTTTGTTCAAATGCTCTGGCCTAAGGgcgtggttctcaatctggttCTCCATTATCTTCTCTTGAACAAACAAACGAACAGAAATTAATACATAGAagtctcttcctttctttttctaatATTTGGAATTTGTTGGATTCCACTTATAATTGTCTCCCTTTTAATAAGCAACATCTAttaagccccggtggcgaagtatgttaaagcactgagctgctgaacttgcagaccgaaaggtcccagattcaaatcctgggagctgagttagtgcccgctgttgctccagcttctgccaacctagcagttcgaaaagatgcaaatgtgggtagatcaataggtagcgctccggcgggaaggtaacagtcatgcagtcatgccagccacatgaccttggaggtgtctatggacaatgctggcttttcggcttagaaatggagatgagtaccaacccccagagtcagacatgactggacttagcgtcaggggaaacttttattgccataataatgaaataaaaagcagtggcatcatttggggggggggggtgtaaggaGCACTACAGACCACACAAGGGGACACCTTCAGAGGGGATGACACCAAAATGTCTGTCTAAAATGTTTGTGCAGTGTTTCAGTAgactttgtaaaataataatagcctTGTACTGTAACCACATAAATATATTTTGCAAACTCTGCTTAGCTTATCAAGATATTTTCAAGGCCAAAATGTAATGCTTGTTTACTTGTGAACCTTCTAATGTTCATGCACTTCGAATCACATCTGCAAATGAGCTACAAGCACACacattgttttcttgtttttgttgctACTGTTTTTCCATATTCACTCATTTTATAAAATGTTCTGGTATTTCAGCTACAATATAGTGATCTGGTTTGCTACAGGAGGATGTCCATAGGGGTTACACCTACCCTGTTtttcccaaaataagacctatcatgatttttcagcatttctgaggatgctcaaaatataagccctatttcaaaaataagcccttgataagagttcatttaaaaagtcaatttggaaaaataagactgcccctaatgcatcttttggagcaaaaattaatataagaccctgccgtatttttggggaaacagggtagtgatgCCACTTGATAAGAAGAAATCTCCATGGCAAATTATGCATAAATTTGAATTATTATAATGCCATCGGATtagtaggagcccctggtggtgcaatgggttaaacccttgttccagcaggactgctgaccgacaggttggtggttcgaatctggggagagcaggtgagctcccctctgtcagctccagcttcccgtgcggggacacgagagaagcctcccagaggatggtaaaacatcaaacatccaggcatcccctgagcaacgtccttgcaggcagccaattctttcacaccagaagtgacttgcagtttctcaaattgctcctgacacacaaaaaaaaatctggctagtAACTTTTGCATTTTGCTCTGCAGTGAACCCCCTGAGAATCCTTAGGCAAGTCACTGTTTTTCTTCATAACAGAGGGTTGATGAGAACATAACTAGAAAATAAGTATCTTTAAAAGTGATTAAAATCGGTAGCTAGCACTAGacctcccagcagaaaatgtTACTGTTTTACTTCATGTGTTTATTTCAAATTGCCCACCACTAAACTTAATTGACCAAGCTCAGGTTCTCACTGTTGCTCACTGTTTCTTTAAGAGGCAATTCTTCAAAACAAGAAGAGATGCATGCATTCAGTTTGAAAGAAATGCATTCAGGTTGGGGCCCAGAAACTAACTGAAAGAGTGTTGCTCTCCATTTTCCTCTTAATTGTGTTATTTCTTAGACTCAGATGCTACTCTTTTTGTTTCTAATATTCAAACCTACAGCAGTATtcataaaatacagaaataatattACTAGCTTATTTCTTCACCCCATGCATAATTTTAATTGAAAAGATTGTTCTTTAAAGCATACTTAAACAATTTGAATGCATCTCTATCACTTGTATGAGGTTTTCTCTAAATTAAATATTTCCTAAAATGGTAGTACTATTTCCTCAAAGGGGAATTTTTCTAATTGAaccctttgatcattttgattgccTGCTCCTGCATCCTTTCCCATCTGTTCAATGTTTTTAAAGGTGGGCAGCTAGAGTGTTCCCATCGCATTTCAGCTGTCCCTTCACTGCAGGGGTTTATTGAATTGCTAGGATATTgacaattttatttttgatttgtattttaggggaagtttttaaaaaatcattaatgTGCATTGGGTCACCATTTTAAAATGAACCATCCACTACTATCCAAAGATCACTTTTCTGGACTCTGTGGTACTTAAGATGGAAATGGATGGCTTGCCCCAACATGCATCACTTTACAATAAGTTACACTGAATGTCATTTGCCATTATTGCTCACCCATGAGTTTGGAGAGGACAACTTTCAGTGAAGTGTTCATGTCCCTGAATAATGTACCTTCACCAaggttagggtaaaggtaaagatttcccctgacgttaagtctcgttgagtccgactctgggggttggtactcatctctaagctgaagagccggagttgtccgtagacatctccaaggtcatgtggctggcatgactgcatggagcgccgttaccttcctactaaAGCAGTACTtactgatctattcacatttgcatgtttttgaactgttaggttagcagaagctggggctaacagagggagctcaccccgctccctggattcgatccgctgacctttcggacagcaaattcagcagctcaatggtttaacccactgcgccgccAGGGGCAGCGCCAAGGTTGGGTACGCCTTATTACTCAACACTAACTCCAGATCCTTAAGTTAAAAAGGCACCAATTCTTAGAAAGATCCTCAGATGAAAGTTTTGCAAGAATTTCTGCAGTGCCAAAATCCATGGTGAGTATGTAAGCCTTACAAATTGGGCTGCTCATTGAATAATTGTTATTACTTCAGTGAAAAACAGACATGTTCTTTGGAAGGAGAGTTGATCCTTTCACATGTACTACATACCAACAATTTCCTTAAAACTTTGTGCTTCCAGATCTAGCAAGATGGCCCCTTTCCTTATACATGTCCGCAGCTCAAATAGACTATGAAGGGACAGGGTGGTCACGTGAGGCTTGCTCCAGCGTTCCCCTCCATCTTCCACTTTCTCTTCAAATTTTATCCACCTGCAATGGAAAAATTAAGTTACTTCGGTAACAGAGTAATTCAATAACAGGTTAACATAGCAGGTTAGTTATTTTCTGTGCTTGGCTTAtggcatgacctcttggtcagatgTCTTTttatcagctatagcagagctttcca contains:
- the slc4a9 gene encoding anion exchange protein 4 isoform X2, with protein sequence MENQIENHALRPEHLNKLAHILLLRPQHHTTKSQLMMLVAMCLAPCCSDKVNSRSDAKNEISEIPLKEQLKNNFKKKIPAGTEVANILVGEASFLEKPFIAFVRLQQSVLLGNLTEVAFPSRFLFILLGPRAKMKAYHEIGRAVATLLTDELFQRVARKASGRGDLIAGIDEFMDELTVLPPGKWDPTTRIAPPKCLPSPQKRLSLHLREWSPHSNGNKSMMDDRHGHGHGHGHQHVSEELKRTGRLFGGLLKDIQRKAPWYCSDFYDALNIQCFSAILYIYLATVTNAITFGGMLGDATDNMQGVLESFLGTAFAGAFFCLFSGQPLTILSSTGPVLVFERLLFSFSKDYNLDYLEFRLWIGLWVAFFGLILVATEASYLVQYFTRFTEEGFCALISFIFIYDAIKKMLSLVEHYPVNWDYKINDVTLYSCTCQMPEAGNFSLLNTTLFPTISSFEEPLDLEPGNWSLLTKKQCVQLGGHLAGNSCSFVPDVTFMSFILFLGTFLCSLILKNFKSSRYFPTTLRRLVGDFSIILAILIFCGIDAALGLDTPKLIVPSEFKPTNPTRGWLVFPFGANPWWIYLASSVPAILVIILIFMDQQITAVILNRKEYKLQKGAGFHLDFFCVSLLMIFTSIMGLPWYVSATVISLAHMDSLKKESTTCAPGEQPKFLGIREQRVTGLVVFILTGLSVFLAPVLKFIPMPVLYGIFLYMGVSALSSIQFTDRLQLLLMPAKHQPDFIYLRHVPLRQVHLFTFIQILCLAVLWIIKSTAAAIIFPVMLLALVGIRKVMEYIFPRQYLVWLDDIMPEKERKEEEEKLKRKQDQDDSDSEDSELMYQEKGPEINISVN